One window of Flavobacterium dauae genomic DNA carries:
- the folB gene encoding dihydroneopterin aldolase has protein sequence MGIIRLTNIRVFTNHGCLIEEAKIGSEYRVDLEIKADLRKSAETDELADTVDYVHLNQIVKEEMAIRSKLLEHVAKRIVVRIFDELPMVSTILLEVSKINPPIGGDVEQVTIVMEEYRA, from the coding sequence ATGGGAATTATTCGCTTAACAAACATACGTGTTTTTACAAATCACGGTTGCTTGATTGAAGAAGCAAAAATAGGATCGGAATACCGTGTGGATTTGGAAATTAAAGCCGATTTAAGAAAGTCTGCCGAAACAGATGAATTGGCTGATACTGTAGATTATGTACATTTAAACCAGATTGTTAAAGAAGAAATGGCGATACGATCTAAATTGTTAGAGCACGTTGCCAAACGAATTGTTGTTCGAATTTTTGATGAACTACCAATGGTTTCAACCATTTTGTTAGAAGTTTCAAAAATAAACCCGCCTATTGGTGGTGATGTTGAACAAGTTACGATTGTTATGGAAGAATACCGGGCATAA
- a CDS encoding amino acid permease — MGVFSKKSITSLIAEANEQGEGTLKKTFGSWGLVALGVGAIIGAGLFSLTGIAAAENAGPAVALSFVIAALGCAFAGLCYAEFASMLPVAGSAYTYSYATLGEFIAWIIGWDLVLEYALASATVAVSWSQYFNELLKVFHLEIPVEFLKGPFEGGVINIPAIVIVCLLSLLLIRGTQESAKVNNLLVILKVTVVIIFIALGWQFINPANHDPFIPVNAGEEMVKSGQMSLTNFFSSEHFGQYGWSGVLRAAGVVFFAFIGFDAVSTAAQEAKNPKKGMPFGIIGSLIICTVLYVLFAYVLTGLENYLVFKGDAKPVATAFAKTGYHFLNTALIVTIIAGYTSVILVMLLGQSRVFYSMSKDGLLPKMFSDLSKRQTPWKTNVVFMVFVSIFAGFVPVSDLGHMVSIGTLFAFTLVCIGILVLRKTQPNIERPFKTPLVPLVPVLGIIVCLIMMVSLPVESWERLAIWLALGLVIYFAYSKKHSKLNN, encoded by the coding sequence ATGGGTGTTTTTTCAAAAAAATCTATTACATCACTGATTGCAGAAGCAAATGAGCAAGGCGAAGGAACACTGAAGAAAACCTTTGGTTCGTGGGGACTTGTGGCGTTAGGTGTAGGAGCAATTATTGGTGCCGGGTTGTTCTCATTAACAGGTATAGCCGCTGCAGAAAATGCCGGTCCGGCTGTGGCACTTTCGTTTGTAATTGCTGCTTTGGGTTGTGCGTTTGCCGGTTTGTGCTATGCCGAATTTGCCTCTATGCTGCCTGTTGCAGGTAGTGCTTATACGTATTCGTATGCAACTTTGGGCGAGTTTATTGCCTGGATTATTGGTTGGGATCTGGTATTAGAATACGCTTTGGCATCGGCAACGGTTGCCGTAAGCTGGTCGCAATATTTTAATGAATTGCTCAAAGTATTTCATCTTGAAATTCCTGTAGAATTTTTAAAAGGTCCGTTTGAAGGCGGTGTCATTAATATTCCGGCAATTGTTATTGTTTGTTTGCTGTCGTTGTTATTAATACGCGGCACACAAGAATCGGCGAAGGTTAACAATTTATTGGTTATTTTAAAAGTAACGGTTGTTATCATCTTTATAGCATTAGGATGGCAATTTATCAATCCGGCGAATCACGATCCTTTCATACCTGTAAATGCGGGTGAAGAAATGGTTAAAAGCGGACAAATGTCGTTGACTAACTTTTTCTCAAGCGAACACTTTGGTCAATACGGGTGGAGCGGCGTTTTGCGTGCTGCGGGTGTAGTTTTCTTCGCGTTTATTGGTTTTGATGCAGTAAGTACCGCCGCACAGGAAGCAAAAAATCCTAAAAAAGGAATGCCTTTTGGTATCATCGGATCCCTAATCATCTGTACCGTTTTATACGTATTATTTGCGTATGTTTTAACAGGGTTAGAAAATTATTTGGTATTTAAAGGCGATGCCAAGCCCGTAGCCACGGCTTTTGCCAAAACAGGATACCACTTTTTAAATACGGCATTGATTGTTACTATTATTGCAGGATACACTTCGGTAATTTTAGTGATGTTATTGGGGCAAAGCCGCGTGTTTTATTCTATGAGTAAAGATGGTTTGCTGCCAAAAATGTTTTCTGATTTATCAAAAAGACAAACCCCGTGGAAAACCAATGTGGTATTTATGGTATTTGTAAGCATTTTTGCAGGTTTTGTACCGGTATCCGATTTAGGTCATATGGTAAGTATCGGAACCTTGTTCGCGTTTACGTTAGTATGTATCGGGATTTTGGTATTGCGAAAAACACAGCCCAATATAGAACGACCTTTTAAAACACCATTGGTTCCGTTGGTTCCTGTTTTAGGTATCATCGTTTGTTTAATTATGATGGTTTCGTTGCCGGTTGAAAGTTGGGAACGTTTGGCAATTTGGCTGGCATTAGGTTTGGTAATTTATTTTGCATATAGTAAAAAACACAGTAAGCTGAATAATTAA
- a CDS encoding gliding motility-associated C-terminal domain-containing protein produces MGDAKYVVETISDVKANQVINKHGYYRVYVKKTNKYGCEDVKTYLLMVENCSYPKGISPNADGENDYLDLTYNNVYELKVYNRYGKLVYEAGKGYKREWAGQDSSGKQLPSGTYFLYVKTKNNEYQD; encoded by the coding sequence TTGGGGGATGCAAAGTATGTAGTAGAAACAATTTCTGATGTAAAAGCAAACCAGGTGATTAATAAGCATGGTTATTATAGAGTTTACGTCAAGAAAACAAATAAATACGGATGTGAAGATGTGAAGACCTATTTACTTATGGTTGAAAATTGTAGCTATCCAAAAGGAATATCTCCAAATGCCGATGGCGAAAATGATTATTTAGACTTAACATATAATAATGTTTACGAGCTTAAAGTTTATAACCGATATGGGAAATTAGTATATGAAGCAGGAAAAGGATATAAAAGAGAATGGGCGGGTCAAGACTCAAGCGGAAAACAATTACCAAGTGGAACCTATTTCTTGTATGTTAAAACTAAAAATAACGAATATCAAGATTGA
- a CDS encoding deoxycytidylate deaminase, with translation MENPGKLNKYDRAYLKIAREWGQLSYCQRKKVGAIIVKNKMIISDGYNGTPSGFENCCEDEEGSTKWYVLHAEANAILKVAKSTQSCENATLYITMSPCRDCSKLIHQSGIVRVVYQNSYKDLAGIEFLKRAGVEVIQIEDLSSLLYE, from the coding sequence ATGGAAAACCCTGGAAAGTTGAATAAATATGATAGAGCCTATTTAAAAATTGCAAGAGAATGGGGTCAGTTATCTTATTGTCAGCGAAAAAAAGTTGGTGCAATTATCGTAAAAAACAAAATGATAATTTCCGATGGATATAACGGAACACCTTCGGGTTTTGAAAACTGCTGTGAAGACGAAGAAGGCAGCACAAAATGGTACGTGCTTCACGCCGAAGCTAATGCCATATTAAAAGTAGCAAAATCTACACAATCTTGTGAGAATGCTACGTTGTATATCACAATGAGTCCGTGTAGAGATTGCAGTAAATTAATTCACCAATCGGGCATTGTACGTGTAGTGTATCAAAATAGTTATAAAGATTTAGCTGGTATTGAATTTTTAAAGAGAGCTGGAGTAGAAGTGATTCAGATAGAGGATTTAAGCTCTTTGTTGTATGAGTAA
- a CDS encoding S41 family peptidase, which yields MSKKNYLWPLLTMGSLAAGIVLGGFFSKNGLPFSVKEDRGRVKLNKLIDLIEQEYVDNVNTDSIIDMTVNNILAQLDPHSIYISKSEFDEVQNVMKGSFVGIGINYYMLNDTLAVVKPLPGGPSDKAGLKAGDRILYAEKVQLFDQNLSNDSIINLLKGNNGSKALLKVYRKSANKTFNVEITRGEVPLKSVDTAIKIDEKTGYIKINRFAETTYPEFKAGLESLLRQGIEELVLDLRENGGGYMEPAIQIADDFLKTNEIIVKTVNKKGNVKVTKASSKGLFTDKKLYILINENSASASEIIAGAIQDNDRGIIVGRRSYGKGLVQREMYLGDGSAVRLTTARYYTPSGRSIQKPYTNGLDEYNSDLSNRFKSGELYSKDSIHLADSLKFKTTGGRIVFGGGGIVPDVFVPLKNKHGEDAIQLLMKTSLVSYYVFEEIEKERAALEQLTATELSEKIYNDPKYFNDLKSHLKESGLTFNLDRHKKNIIFYLVAEYIHQLYDDNAYYHWIIQQDPMILKIENM from the coding sequence ATGAGTAAAAAAAATTATTTATGGCCTTTACTTACTATGGGGTCGCTGGCAGCGGGTATTGTTCTGGGCGGTTTTTTTAGTAAAAACGGCTTGCCTTTTTCTGTAAAAGAAGATAGAGGCAGGGTAAAGCTAAACAAGCTGATCGATTTAATTGAACAGGAATATGTAGATAACGTAAATACCGATTCTATTATCGATATGACCGTAAACAACATTTTGGCACAATTAGATCCGCATTCTATCTATATTTCAAAATCAGAATTTGATGAAGTTCAAAATGTAATGAAAGGATCCTTTGTGGGTATCGGAATTAATTATTATATGTTGAACGATACCTTGGCAGTTGTAAAACCTTTACCCGGCGGACCATCAGACAAAGCAGGTTTAAAAGCAGGTGACCGGATTTTATATGCTGAAAAAGTACAGTTGTTTGACCAAAATCTCTCAAATGATTCTATCATCAATCTGTTAAAAGGAAATAACGGATCGAAAGCACTTTTAAAAGTTTACAGAAAATCTGCCAATAAAACCTTTAATGTTGAAATTACCCGTGGCGAAGTTCCTTTAAAAAGTGTTGACACGGCAATTAAAATCGACGAAAAAACAGGATATATAAAAATTAACCGTTTTGCCGAAACTACTTATCCGGAATTTAAAGCAGGATTAGAATCACTGTTGAGACAAGGTATTGAAGAACTTGTTTTAGATTTACGCGAAAACGGCGGCGGCTATATGGAACCTGCAATACAAATTGCTGACGATTTCTTAAAAACAAACGAAATAATTGTAAAAACGGTTAACAAAAAAGGAAACGTAAAAGTAACCAAAGCATCAAGCAAAGGGTTGTTTACCGACAAAAAACTCTATATTTTAATCAACGAAAACTCGGCTTCTGCAAGTGAAATCATCGCAGGTGCTATTCAGGATAACGACCGTGGAATCATTGTAGGAAGAAGGTCTTACGGGAAAGGTTTGGTACAACGCGAAATGTATCTGGGCGATGGTTCTGCTGTACGCTTAACTACAGCTCGTTATTACACACCTTCGGGCAGATCCATTCAAAAACCTTATACCAATGGATTGGATGAATACAACAGCGATTTGAGCAATCGTTTTAAATCGGGCGAGCTGTATTCTAAAGACAGTATCCATTTGGCAGACAGCTTAAAGTTTAAAACCACAGGCGGAAGAATCGTTTTCGGCGGTGGCGGAATTGTTCCCGATGTTTTTGTGCCATTAAAAAATAAACACGGAGAAGATGCCATTCAGCTACTTATGAAAACCAGTTTGGTAAGCTATTATGTTTTCGAAGAAATTGAAAAAGAGCGTGCTGCTTTAGAACAGTTAACAGCAACAGAGCTTTCGGAAAAAATTTATAACGATCCAAAATATTTTAACGATTTAAAATCGCATCTAAAAGAAAGCGGATTAACTTTTAACTTAGATCGACACAAAAAAAATATCATTTTCTATTTAGTTGCCGAGTACATCCATCAATTATATGACGACAACGCATACTACCACTGGATTATACAACAAGATCCAATGATTTTGAAAATAGAAAATATGTAG
- a CDS encoding fibronectin type III domain-containing protein, translating into MKKITHLSKLKIRWLSTKTLICLLFLFLPFLQLQAQTPCTIITANFTEDFESAVPYTNAPDCWTAINTASWSEAIVVDYMSQSGSNSYNIYRDSDTGDLMLISPETTNLGNGTKQIRFSVIYDYGSGNNEIEIYSLNSNTATATKTLLQAFPVPQSGNWVEYIVPLPTTTDDYFAFSFPKEANNGYASYFIDDIYYEDLSPCMFPGNLDVTNITASSADITWDASMATGVTGYYYEVRDTAGTVVDSGTTTGTTAQTTGLTPGTNYTVYIRSVCGATNGNWTTFPVTFQTPCLVVTTNFYEDFETTATGGYSNPTVPTCWSYFVATGYGYGYTSTTGGQTGRGFYTYPYSGTELFLVSPETVDLGNGTKQVRFSANFPYSGYPGTEIRVYSLDGQTASSNQTLIQTIPLTTTGWKEYIVPLPVTTDDYFAIAFYGASSQYPNIYLDDVYYEDLSPCIFPLGIDVTNVTTTSADISWDASIAAGVTGYEYEIRDVTGTVVKSGSTTGATSATITGLTSATEYFVYVRSKCGTSSGIWTTFPANFITLCDIVTGNLFEGFETTPAVSTSTSPRCWTSINTVNYSSGYVSTSAMQTGNNGYYAYRYNPGDLMLISPETVDLGNGAKQLRFSARKAYTGTSYTDSLYIYTMDGVTGSSNKTLIKTIALTASWQEYIVYFPITTDDYFAFSFEEENNKTTAIYLDDVYYEDIPPLLVNVTKTDILCNGANSGTALAVPEGGKPPYSYSWSPSLDTTDAVSNLVPGQHTVTVTDDRGTVTTASITITEPTPIVSNLNLTQVSCNGKNNGLAVVAPSGGVGPYTVLWSDNTVGTTHSNFAPGSYSVTIRDANSCVLTETFTITQPAVLATSITGQTNVSVYGGNDGAATILVTGGTAPYTYSWAPSGGTAASASNLPADTYTVTVTDANGCKTTQSVVITQPAIPYEIVLVSQTNITCNGANDGKIIVKVNGGTAPYTYAWTPAAGNSASVSNLSAGVYTLTVTDADNNVTTETYTITEPVVLSGTIGSVTNVNCNGASDGSATVTATGGTAPYTYMWSNGMTTATANNLTAGNYSVSITDTNGCTATSSIAITEPAALVATGTSTDISCFGQNDGSASVTASGGASPYTYLWSNAQTGSSINGLSGGVYTVTITDANGCSQTKSFTIVEPAFVHPPVATNQNFCTGQNATLNDIVITGTSIKWYNAAVGGTLLPATTVLTNGTTYYASQTVGTCESSTRTAVQITLGQGTPLSTTQLNVCSNTRIQNMTVDGFNYTQLKWYDSATGTTELPASQLLATQTYYVSSVTGTCISPRQAIQVTVAAAVGVPTASPQTACGNTTLNDLVVTKDPGATLRWYSSTQSMTPLANTTVVSSGTYYVQQVIGNCESLRVAVAVQVINPTAPAMTSINTCEGNTIADLNTPSVTYVWYTDNSTTTALPDTYVITPGTYYLAQEVSGCISTRTSVTVTVAARPVSPTGPAKQTLHPSKSVSDIVTNEPNVSWFASYDDAIRQSNVLPKATPVQDKTTYYGILIGSNGCGSLPLAVEVTVSLGVQELDLAQLSYYPNPADSELNISYIEDINNVEIFTITGQKVLSKEFKSREVKVDLSGLSAGTYMLRIQTEKASQFIKIIKK; encoded by the coding sequence ATGAAAAAAATTACACATTTATCTAAATTAAAGATCCGGTGGTTAAGCACCAAGACCTTGATTTGTTTATTATTTCTGTTTTTGCCGTTTCTACAGTTACAAGCACAGACCCCTTGTACCATTATAACAGCAAATTTTACAGAAGACTTTGAAAGTGCAGTACCCTATACAAATGCACCGGATTGTTGGACAGCTATTAATACTGCCTCATGGTCTGAGGCTATAGTAGTCGATTATATGTCACAATCTGGTTCAAACAGTTATAATATTTACCGAGATTCAGACACAGGTGATTTAATGCTTATTTCACCTGAAACTACTAATTTGGGAAATGGAACCAAGCAAATACGTTTTTCGGTAATTTATGACTATGGTTCTGGTAATAATGAAATAGAAATTTATAGCTTAAATAGTAATACTGCAACTGCAACAAAAACATTGTTACAAGCTTTTCCCGTACCCCAATCAGGGAATTGGGTAGAATACATAGTTCCTTTACCAACAACTACCGATGATTATTTTGCTTTTTCATTTCCAAAAGAAGCTAACAATGGGTACGCATCTTACTTTATTGACGATATATATTACGAAGATTTATCACCTTGTATGTTTCCTGGTAATTTAGATGTGACAAATATTACAGCCTCTTCTGCAGATATTACGTGGGATGCCTCAATGGCAACAGGTGTTACAGGGTATTATTATGAAGTGAGAGATACAGCGGGAACTGTGGTTGATTCAGGAACAACTACAGGAACAACTGCTCAAACTACAGGTTTAACACCTGGCACTAATTATACTGTTTATATTCGTAGTGTCTGTGGAGCTACTAACGGAAATTGGACCACTTTCCCGGTTACTTTCCAAACGCCATGTTTAGTTGTCACAACTAACTTCTATGAAGATTTTGAAACAACAGCTACAGGAGGCTATTCAAACCCCACCGTTCCAACTTGTTGGAGCTATTTTGTAGCAACAGGTTACGGTTATGGATATACATCAACAACTGGCGGACAAACAGGTAGAGGCTTTTATACTTACCCTTATAGCGGAACAGAATTATTTTTAGTATCACCTGAAACAGTAGATTTAGGCAATGGAACCAAACAAGTTCGTTTTTCGGCAAACTTTCCTTATTCTGGCTATCCTGGAACAGAAATAAGAGTTTACAGTTTGGACGGGCAAACTGCCTCTTCTAACCAAACATTGATACAGACAATTCCTTTAACAACGACTGGTTGGAAGGAATATATCGTGCCATTGCCTGTAACAACCGATGATTATTTTGCCATTGCGTTTTACGGGGCGTCAAGTCAATATCCGAACATTTATTTAGATGATGTTTATTATGAAGATTTGTCGCCATGTATCTTCCCATTAGGAATAGATGTTACAAACGTAACAACCACTTCAGCAGATATATCGTGGGACGCATCAATAGCAGCAGGTGTAACCGGCTATGAATATGAAATACGTGATGTCACTGGTACGGTAGTTAAGTCTGGCTCAACTACGGGAGCAACTTCAGCAACTATTACAGGTTTAACCTCTGCCACAGAGTATTTTGTATATGTACGTAGTAAATGTGGTACATCATCGGGCATATGGACCACTTTCCCTGCTAATTTTATTACTCTTTGTGATATTGTGACAGGTAATTTATTTGAAGGTTTTGAAACAACTCCTGCTGTTAGTACTTCAACCAGCCCACGTTGTTGGACATCTATTAATACTGTTAATTATAGTTCAGGTTACGTCAGTACAAGTGCTATGCAAACCGGAAATAATGGATACTACGCCTATAGATATAACCCTGGAGATCTGATGTTAATCTCACCAGAAACCGTAGACTTGGGGAACGGGGCAAAACAGCTGCGTTTTTCAGCAAGAAAGGCTTATACGGGCACTTCTTATACCGATTCGCTTTATATCTATACTATGGATGGCGTTACTGGATCATCAAACAAAACACTAATTAAAACAATCGCTTTAACAGCTTCTTGGCAAGAATATATTGTTTATTTTCCTATAACAACAGATGATTATTTTGCATTTTCGTTTGAAGAAGAAAATAACAAAACAACAGCTATTTATCTAGACGATGTTTATTACGAAGATATACCACCATTATTGGTAAACGTTACCAAAACAGATATTTTATGTAACGGAGCCAACAGCGGAACAGCCCTTGCAGTTCCAGAAGGCGGAAAACCACCATACAGTTATTCGTGGTCACCTTCATTAGATACAACAGATGCTGTTTCTAATTTGGTTCCAGGTCAACATACGGTAACGGTAACCGATGACAGAGGAACCGTTACAACAGCTAGCATCACTATTACCGAACCAACACCTATTGTCTCTAATTTAAACCTTACACAGGTTAGCTGTAACGGTAAAAACAATGGTTTGGCTGTAGTTGCCCCAAGCGGAGGGGTTGGTCCTTATACCGTGTTGTGGTCTGACAACACCGTAGGTACTACTCACTCTAACTTCGCACCGGGATCTTATTCGGTAACTATTCGCGATGCCAACAGTTGCGTATTAACAGAAACTTTTACAATAACCCAACCGGCTGTTTTAGCAACATCAATTACCGGCCAAACAAACGTAAGCGTTTACGGAGGGAACGATGGTGCAGCAACTATTTTGGTAACCGGCGGGACAGCACCATATACGTATTCATGGGCTCCATCGGGTGGTACTGCTGCTTCGGCATCTAATCTACCTGCTGACACCTATACTGTAACGGTAACAGATGCCAACGGATGTAAAACTACCCAATCAGTAGTAATTACCCAACCTGCGATTCCTTATGAAATTGTGTTGGTTTCGCAAACAAACATAACCTGTAACGGAGCAAACGATGGAAAGATTATTGTTAAGGTTAACGGAGGTACAGCACCTTACACCTATGCTTGGACTCCGGCTGCAGGTAACAGTGCGTCTGTAAGCAACTTATCTGCGGGAGTATATACCTTAACGGTAACCGACGCGGATAACAATGTAACAACAGAAACATATACTATTACAGAGCCTGTGGTATTAAGCGGAACAATAGGTTCGGTAACCAATGTTAACTGTAACGGTGCAAGCGACGGAAGTGCTACCGTAACTGCTACCGGCGGTACGGCTCCATATACCTATATGTGGTCCAACGGAATGACAACGGCAACAGCCAATAATTTAACGGCTGGAAATTATAGTGTAAGCATTACAGATACTAATGGTTGTACAGCAACATCTTCTATCGCTATTACAGAACCTGCGGCATTAGTTGCTACAGGTACAAGTACAGATATAAGCTGTTTTGGTCAAAACGATGGATCTGCTTCTGTAACGGCAAGCGGCGGTGCATCACCTTACACCTATTTGTGGTCAAATGCACAAACAGGATCAAGCATCAATGGTTTGTCGGGCGGAGTTTACACGGTAACCATCACCGATGCTAACGGATGTTCTCAAACTAAATCGTTTACCATTGTAGAACCCGCATTTGTTCATCCTCCGGTTGCCACAAACCAGAATTTCTGTACAGGACAAAATGCAACTTTAAATGACATTGTTATTACAGGAACCTCTATCAAATGGTACAATGCAGCAGTGGGCGGTACCTTATTACCCGCAACTACCGTATTGACCAATGGTACTACCTATTACGCATCACAAACAGTAGGCACTTGCGAAAGCAGTACAAGAACGGCTGTTCAGATTACTTTAGGTCAGGGAACACCATTATCAACCACTCAGTTGAATGTTTGTAGCAATACAAGAATTCAAAACATGACCGTTGACGGATTTAACTATACACAGTTAAAATGGTACGATAGTGCAACAGGTACTACAGAATTACCTGCAAGCCAGTTATTGGCAACACAGACTTATTATGTAAGCTCAGTGACTGGAACATGTATTTCTCCAAGACAGGCAATACAGGTAACTGTTGCGGCGGCTGTTGGCGTACCTACGGCTTCACCGCAAACGGCTTGTGGTAACACAACACTGAATGATTTAGTGGTAACAAAAGATCCGGGAGCAACTTTAAGATGGTACTCGTCAACACAATCAATGACACCGTTGGCAAATACCACCGTGGTATCTTCGGGAACCTATTATGTACAACAAGTCATTGGTAATTGTGAATCGTTACGTGTTGCGGTTGCTGTTCAGGTAATTAATCCTACAGCTCCGGCAATGACATCGATAAACACTTGTGAGGGCAATACCATTGCCGATTTAAATACCCCTTCGGTTACCTATGTTTGGTACACTGATAACAGCACAACAACGGCATTACCTGATACCTACGTAATTACACCAGGTACTTATTACTTAGCACAAGAAGTTTCGGGTTGTATATCAACAAGAACAAGCGTTACCGTAACAGTAGCTGCTCGTCCTGTAAGTCCTACAGGACCTGCAAAACAGACGTTACACCCTTCAAAAAGTGTATCTGATATAGTAACAAACGAACCAAATGTAAGCTGGTTTGCAAGTTATGACGATGCCATAAGACAAAGTAACGTGTTGCCTAAGGCTACTCCGGTACAAGATAAAACAACGTACTACGGAATCTTAATCGGATCAAACGGTTGCGGAAGCTTACCATTGGCAGTTGAAGTAACGGTAAGTTTAGGTGTTCAAGAATTAGATCTGGCACAGTTGAGCTACTACCCTAACCCCGCTGATTCTGAATTGAACATAAGTTATATTGAAGATATCAATAACGTAGAAATCTTTACCATTACCGGTCAAAAGGTATTAAGTAAAGAATTTAAATCGCGTGAGGTTAAGGTAGATCTTTCTGGTTTAAGTGCAGGAACTTATATGCTAAGAATCCAAACCGAAAAGGCTTCGCAATTCATTAAAATTATTAAAAAATAA
- a CDS encoding DUF4139 domain-containing protein: MKNLLFPAAIVFSITTNAQKPVFTQAQIESARVYNNAAELKHKTTAQIPSGASEIVITNVANYLNESTVQIGVPKNVTVMSVQFTNAYVEEYDNNQDSPLIKPVKEEIEKKEAELKMLQNKLYAERGSLDILEENQSMTESQNFSVAELAKLVDFYKSKKIELGNSIDTLEKQNRKLNEELTALKGKLTFNETSAEKTSQGKLIVNVMSSQSGTIPLEISYLTNQATWQPSYEMRIDKINDPIQMLYKAQVRQNTGIDWKNVKLSLTSGQANQNTIAPELQPWFVDYYTNVAAYRSKSIEGRPNASMIQTLQGQVPGLEIAAGSGQPGSSNTSVVLRGLGSINESVEPLYVIDGLPMSSDRFRSINPNDIVNVEVLKDAGATSIYGNRGANGVIVVTTKKGMGVSTMNDYTQINESQLNITFDIDIPYTILSNGKQHSVALKDTQLPATYNYVSIPKLDTNAYLVAKIKNYGDYNILPGEANVIFDGMYVGKTFVNANANEDDLRLSLGKDPNISVSRTLISDKSGTKTLSSRKVQDFVYEISVRNNKKENVSIVIEDQMPISSNNDIEITLSDKGGAKLDEEKGKLSWEVNLKSNETKKIRFGYQVKSAKDKNLGV, translated from the coding sequence CACAGCGCAAATTCCTTCAGGAGCTTCGGAAATAGTCATTACCAACGTAGCCAATTATTTAAACGAAAGTACGGTTCAAATTGGTGTTCCAAAAAATGTAACGGTTATGTCGGTTCAGTTTACCAATGCGTATGTAGAAGAATACGACAATAATCAGGATTCGCCTTTGATAAAACCGGTAAAAGAAGAAATCGAAAAGAAAGAAGCCGAATTAAAAATGCTTCAAAATAAATTGTATGCCGAAAGAGGTAGTTTAGATATTTTGGAAGAGAATCAATCAATGACAGAATCTCAAAATTTTTCAGTCGCTGAATTAGCTAAATTAGTAGATTTCTATAAAAGTAAAAAGATTGAATTAGGAAATTCTATCGATACCTTAGAAAAACAAAACAGAAAACTAAACGAAGAACTAACCGCTTTAAAAGGAAAATTAACGTTTAACGAAACTTCTGCCGAAAAAACAAGTCAAGGAAAATTGATTGTAAATGTGATGAGCAGTCAGTCAGGAACAATTCCGTTAGAAATTTCGTATTTAACCAATCAGGCAACTTGGCAGCCGAGTTACGAAATGCGCATCGATAAAATAAACGATCCCATTCAAATGTTGTATAAAGCACAAGTGCGCCAAAATACCGGAATTGACTGGAAGAACGTAAAATTATCCTTAACCAGCGGACAAGCCAATCAAAATACGATTGCACCCGAATTACAACCTTGGTTTGTGGATTATTACACAAATGTAGCAGCTTATAGGTCTAAATCAATCGAAGGAAGACCAAATGCAAGTATGATTCAAACTTTACAAGGACAAGTTCCTGGTTTAGAGATTGCGGCAGGATCAGGGCAGCCGGGAAGCAGTAATACAAGCGTTGTTTTGAGAGGTCTTGGATCAATCAACGAATCTGTAGAACCTCTTTATGTTATTGATGGTTTACCAATGTCTTCAGATAGATTCAGAAGTATTAATCCAAATGATATAGTGAATGTGGAAGTTTTGAAAGATGCTGGAGCAACTTCAATTTACGGAAATCGTGGAGCAAATGGAGTTATTGTTGTAACTACTAAAAAAGGAATGGGAGTTTCTACAATGAATGATTACACCCAAATAAACGAATCGCAGTTAAATATTACGTTTGATATTGATATTCCGTACACCATTTTAAGCAACGGCAAACAACACAGCGTAGCGTTAAAAGACACGCAATTGCCTGCAACGTATAATTATGTTAGTATTCCGAAATTAGATACGAATGCGTATTTGGTTGCAAAAATTAAAAACTACGGAGATTACAACATTTTACCAGGTGAAGCCAATGTGATTTTCGACGGAATGTACGTTGGTAAAACCTTTGTAAACGCGAATGCAAACGAAGACGATTTAAGATTGAGCTTAGGAAAAGATCCAAATATTTCGGTGAGCAGAACCCTAATTTCCGATAAATCGGGAACCAAAACTTTATCTTCTCGTAAAGTTCAGGATTTTGTTTATGAGATTTCGGTTCGCAACAACAAAAAAGAAAACGTAAGCATTGTAATTGAAGATCAAATGCCAATTAGCAGTAATAATGACATTGAAATTACCTTAAGCGATAAAGGTGGTGCAAAGCTTGACGAAGAAAAAGGAAAATTAAGCTGGGAAGTAAATTTAAAATCGAACGAAACTAAAAAGATTCGATTTGGTTATCAAGTAAAATCTGCAAAGGATAAAAATTTGGGGGTGTAA